The following is a genomic window from Platichthys flesus chromosome 13, fPlaFle2.1, whole genome shotgun sequence.
ATTTACCTCATTGTTGtatcatatttaaattcatcttTAATAAATTAGATATCCAAAGTAATTAAAGTTGTCACTTAACAGTAGTCGAGTCAAAAGTCAAATATTCTCTGTGAAAACTTGAGAAATAGAAATATGAAGCAGAAGTTATTTGAAATTCAGTTATTTTCTCAACAACCACGATTCTGGATTTACAAGGTGTGAACATGTAAACATGGCCTATcagtggagagggagggggggggggggtccacggCCATCTCAGAAGCTGACCTTTCTCCTACTAACCAATTACCTCTGGTTTAACTTATCCCAGTGACATATGGTCGGCTGCTGCAGCACGAGATAAATGACAAGAACAGGCATCGCAGGCTGGAGAGAACGCACAACCTAGGGCAGAGCGCCAGAGAGACCGGGCGGCGAGGGGGAGGGGCGACCAGAGGCATTAACTGAGCTTATGTTTGACCTTTGTGACCTTTCAGGGACATCTGACGCTGTGTGGTTAGAGGAGGGTCGGCACACATTCTCAACAAGTTGTGGTCCATTGttaatgcacacacagataataAAGACTTCCCTGATCTGCAGCTTTGTGTTGCACAGAATATCACACAATAGAAACctggctactgtaaaaaaaaaactaattttctatGAATAAACAAGAAACCCAAACTGAAAGTCACACGTGATGACTACACACGTCTCTGTGGTAGTTTTGCATCACTTCAAAGTCCTTTAGCATTTTCTGTTCAATCCCTGTTTGAATCCTTGTTGAACACTTCAGTAGTTGTTTAGTGGTCATTGTGTATCTATGTGTCGTTTTTCCTCTTACTGTAACTTCTCTATTTCTCTGAGTTGTTATGTTTTGCCTCATGTTGTCACTTAGTATCTCTGTAAATTAGTTTTTGCATCAACTTGATGcaaactctgtgtgtctgtgagtgtttggTGTCTGTAGGTGGTCATTTGGTATCTCAATGGTCATTATTGATTCCTCATTCTAGTTTTGCATCTGTCtacacacattttacatttggtctgtgggtgttttgtgtgtctgtgtggtagTTTTACATCCCTGTGGGGTCATTTTTTTGGATTTTTGGTACTTTTCAGTGCATTTTTGACAGGTTCATCTATTTGTGACTGTTGTGGGTCTGTTTATGTTCATTTTGTATTCCtagttatatatataactttatagaAATGTTGTAGgtatttgtttaaattgttgtttctttgtggtgattttttgtctgtctgaggtCATTTTGTATCTGTACAATCATCTATTCCCGTGTTGTGGtagttttgttttgctttgtagtaatttgtatgtattttgtaGCTTTGCATCTTTCTGTTGTTGTATTGGATCTAGTTTATCATGTCTATGTTAGTTCTGCATGTTTGAAACATGTGTTTCTTTGAGGTTATGTGAGTCTTGTATAAACGTTGAGCAGCTTTAAGGTCCCAGGTTCCGTTTTGGTCTCAGATCAGTTTCAGGTTCAGTTCTGGTGTCAGATCAGGTTCAGTTCTGGTCTCAGATCAGTTTCAGTTCTGGTCTCAGATCAGTTTAAGTTCTGGTCTCGGATCAGTTTCAGGTCCAGTTGTGGTGTCAGATCAGTTTCAGTTCTGGTCTCAGATCAGTTTCAGGTCCAGTTCTGGTCTTAGATGGGTTCAGTTCTGCTCTCAGTTCAGTTTAAGTTCTGGTCTCAGATAAGTTCAGCTCTGGTCTCAGATCAGTTTCAGGTTTAGTTCTGGTCTCAAATCGTTTCAGCTCTGGTCTCAGATCAGTATCAGGTCCGGTTCCGGTCTGAGATCAGTTTCAGATCAAATTCAGGTCCGGTTGTGGTCTCAGATCAGTTTAAGTTCTGGTCTCGGATCAGTTTCAGGTCCAGTTGTGGTGTCAGATCAGTTTCAGTcctggtctcagatcagcttCAGTTTAAGTTCTGGTCTCAGATCAGTTTCAGGCCCAGACACGTTGATCATCTTCGTGTGCGTCACTCAGCTCCAGAGGAGCAGTGAACTATCGCGATGCTTGCCTCGCGGGCTGACGTCACGCGGCTGATATCTCGCGCTACCTGGACTCCGGGTCTCATTCCTCCTCGGTCCATTCAGCGGAACGTGTCTCTGCGCAGCGCCCTCACGGAACCACATCCACAACctctacttttatttatttaaagtccCGCGAACAGCTCGTTTCTCCGCTAACTGCTCACTCCAGTTCTCACCGGGAAGAAGCAGCTCATTCCAGTCTGATCGGAGCCGGCGGCGCTAACAAAGAAAACCCTTTCTCCTCAGCGAAGCCCCATCCTCTCTTTAGTTATGAGTCATGTGGTCATTGATAATCCACACGGTCTAGATCAGCAGGTGAGTTTCCTCCGGTTCCTCCGTTTCTACCGGTTCACCCCGGTTCTCGCTCTTTACTGCGGCTTCCTGACGACGTTTCGACGCGCAGCGAGCCGCTAGCTGTGCTAAGCTAACGCTGCTAAAATGGAGTCGGCGGAGAGAAGGTTGTGATGGCGGAGCTAGCCGCCGCCGGAGAGACGAGCCTACGTCACGGACACTTGTTCCCTTTTATAACAACTAACCTTCACTCTGTGACGTAGTGACCGCTTAAGGTCGTGATGTCGTGTTTTAACTTACCGGAGCCGGACCGGGGCTAGCTAACCGCTCTTACCCGGCCGGCGTCCCGTGCTAGCCGGCTAGCATCGGGCCTGCTCAGCCTGAAACGTGGCGCAGGAAAAAATGTTGGCAGCGGATTTTAGCGACTAAACTTTACGTAAAGATAAAAGGTCCcgacacaaatacaaacatcagCCATCTTGGTTCAGGTCGGTTGTCTAAAGGAATCCACGGTCGGTGGTTTCTTGTATAATCGcactttttttgtcttttttttaattggtcaGCGGTTTCCTGATTGTGTTGTGTGACGCGCACGCGACGGAGCTCCATTGTGCTGACTGTTTGAAACCAGCAGTGAGCCCGGTGCAGGTTGAACCCGGAGCGGCCTTGGATCAGGGGAATGTGCGTGGATCTGTCACCGGCTCCTGACCGAGCCGCTGACAAACCACGTCGTCTCAGAGAAACCAGGAAACTACCCGCTGTAGAATCTCAATCTAACACTGGAGCTTCTGATCGTTTGGAAGTAACTGTTTGGACCGAACCGCTGAAGCCTCTATTAGCATCAGAACAAGTTGTACAGCTTTGTGTCCACCATGACGATGCACCATGAAGTCATTTTCCTATTGATTGTTATATACATAGCATTTCATTTACAGCAGAGTAATTGTGTTTCTCAACCTTTTCCTCTTTGCAGCTCTCTGCCCTAGACTTGAACTCTGCTGACGGACAAGGCGGAGGAACTGGCCGTAAGTAAAACAGTAGATTTTATAAAACGTAAATACAATAAAGCAAATTAAACTATTTGTATCAATGCGTTGGTCATTAGTTGAGTTACAAATGTATAATTACAAGATGTTCAAATTAGAGTTGATTTGTCTATATAACGATTGGTCCGGTTGTAGGTTTTCAAACCTATATTTGGTAAACAGCACCTTCTGATATCTGGGTCTAGTTGAAGTTCACACCTGacctgcttttcttcttctccagggcGTTACATTCCACCTCACCTGAGGAACAGAGAGGCTCCAAAAAACGGTGAGTTCAGTCAGAAGCCACCCATCCAGTCACAACCACACTGGATGGACTTGTGGTGCTCCATATGTAGAAAGCCCATCAGAGCATGGTAGGAGATGCTGCAAGATCTTTATCAGCCAAAACAAAGCGGCCACTTTTGTTGCACACCAGACAAATGTCAACTTGACTTTGAACCTGAGCCAAGAATCGGGACCAAACAGTTTCAAAATGTGATTTCTGATTCTGTGCATGGAGCCTTTTTATGGCACAGATGAAACCCTAACCCataagagaagagaacagggaAAATTTCTAAATTGTAAAACCTGCAAGTAATCTGTTCCTGGTGAAAAGTCTCCCGTGTGAAAACCAGTGTTAGCTGTGAACTGCTCTGATAAAGGGAATATCAATATTCAATCTAAGACTTTATAAAGTCTTTAACTAGTTTCAGTTATTTGCTGAGCCTCTTAAAGGCTTtaaatgaagacatgtttttggCTGACATATTCAGTCCTCTAAAAATGTAATGGTACTGTGCCATTGCACTCTTGACCTTTTTCTCGTTTGACTGTTTTCTTATTCCACAGCAGGAAATGCGTATTCCGCAGGTATACAGTGCGGTTATTCAGTGGCACCAGTAAATCTCTGTAAGTCCCTTCTGTCTGCTTTTGCTGAGGGCAACTTGCATTTCCAGATGCATGAAATAGCTAATTTACACACCAGCTAAGCCAGTGTGAAGGGTTTGGTAGACCCCAGCACTTCACAGAACAAGATAATGATGGGCCTATGATTAATTGATTCGCTTTTCTCTGCTGGAATGCTTGCAGTCACAATGAACCATATCCTCTAGGTCGTAGGAGTTTATTCTCTTGCTGCACATACTAGATCATGGTTTTACCACTGTATACACAAGCCCATATTTCACCTGCCATGTTCCCCAAGTCTCTCCTAAGCAGTGCCCACAACCATGGCAGGCCGAGTGTCAGCAAAGGCAGAGCAATAACTTTACGTCAGGATGGGATGACTGTAAGATTGGTAACTACTAGTGTAAAGTAAAGCCCAACACTCATTCTGCATGAGCCAGAAATATTGGGTGAGTCTTTTTATAGCCTGCTTCCCTACTTTTGCTCAGGTTACCCAAGACTGGCCTCTCAAGAGCTTGCCTTTTACCATGCCTACAGTGGGGGCTGGCGAAACAGATGTGGTATACCTTAACCCCTACCTGCATGCCATCTACTCGCTCGCAGAGTTTCAGTGTAGTCAGCTGGACCCTTAGGGAGTAACCATGTGCCCTGCTTGTCATGGTCACAAAAAGCAGCAGAATTCTGGGCCTAACACTGCATTTGTCGAAGCTTGGCAGATGAAGTTGCTTATGATGCATGTCGGTGGTGTTGTTTGAAAGACTGTGTGGCAGTCTACTAATGAGACAACCAGGTCGCTGTTaacctgtttcctcctctgcaccAACATTCTGATGCCTTTTTTAACACTTTGTAAGTCACAGTACAGAAATCTAGACGGCTGTTACTTTGCAGAGAAACTGAGCTTCATATTTCTGCTGACATTCATTCACTCTTCAATAACTCATCTCTTACTTCACATTGACCATGtagctttatttttaaataaacaagttgAACCTGAGTGTATACAGGCTTTTTAATAACTGGGGATTTATACCAGCTGGTGAGAGAAACCTGCTCAAACTCACACCTCCTTGGCACATGATTGAATTCTCCTCACCAGTAGCAACCGGCTTTTTCTCTGATGGGTATTTCAAATCAGGGTGATACTCCGTTTTCTTATTGTTGACATTTGCGACTTAAACTcactgtttttaatgaatgataGTGAATCTGAAAGTTTTCTGCCAAACAGATTGTTGAAGCCAACGTGTAGTGTTGGAACTTGTGacagtgttttgaaatgtggGGGACGCATTCTTCTTTCCCAAGAGACGTTGCAGCTGCTGCCTCAATTGTAGTTCATACTTTTAAGACCCAAAAAACCCGAATAGTCCATTAAACCAAAGTCTTTAAGTACATGTGAAACAAGTTAGTGGTTTCTAAACTAATGCCATTATATGCCACACGTGATGTTCCATTTCAACAGGACTTGGACACAAGACTCGTTTCTACAAGCCATGGCAACGTGTGGATGTGGCTACAGCACTTTGATCTGTGTGAAGCATGACAAGGCTTTTCCTTGTGCTTACCTGTAGGTGGCACCAAAATGAACAAACTTACTTGTTTGACGGGTGCAAGTTAAGATCCTGACCACAGATCTAGAACCAGCCTCCTTGGCTGACTCAAGCGTGAATAATCAGAAACCAGATCTGTGCGGCTGGCCTGCTTCTAGATGCTAACGTGTCTCAGTCTTTGCTACTTAGCGCTGCCGCTGTAAGGCGTGCTAACCGTCCAGTGTCCCATCTCCCCTCCCCCACCAGCCTCCTCAGTCTGCACTGGTAACAGTGTGACCACCGATGGGTATGATGACACAgccagtgtccacagctgggCTGATCGATGTGGTAAATGTCTCATACAGGAAGAGACGGGGCTCAGTAGGTCTTAGTTCAGTCTAGGGTGGTAAATTAatattctatttaaaataaatagataatgaATATCAAATCTCTTGCACAGGTAGAGGTTGAAGACATTTCACTCTTGTatttgatgaaatacatttgaCTGTTGCAAACTTTCAGTCCAGGGTCTTGATATATATTAGGCTGAAAACAGGTTAGCACATAAAGACAATAGTTACAGTAACATTGTTCTTGCTGCTCTTGTTGAAGTTTATTCCTCACACGCTTCTCTGTCTCTTGTCTCATGAAGACTCACCTGGGTGGGACGGAGGACGTAGCAACGGATTTGTGAATGGTTTCCACGACAATCGCACTAATGGGGGATTTGGAGGTCGCGGACCCCCTCGCATTGATAGAGGTGGGCGCGGTGCCTACCGTGGTAACAGGGGTGGAGGCTCCTTTAATCAACCACTGCAAAATGCAGGTGGGGTAAACCTGTCATGCTTTAATATGTCTGACTTGAGCTGTAGCGTGGTGACAGTGTAGCCTTAGATGGGAACCTTGCCCTCCCCCACCCTTGTTTTTACAGTATAACGTAAGAGCTGTTCATATAAATATTACAGACTTTCAGAAAATTTGAAATCAGATTAAAGCCTTGATGGTCTTTGAACGACTCTTGGCAATTTTGCTTTAAAGAGAATCCAGAAATCTCCACTTAGGTAAGAAAGTGACATGGTCTGACGATCAACAGTGAATTTAAACAGGGAAAACCTAGTTGAAGCTAACTGGTGCGTTTCCCTGCGTCACAGGAGTTGGTGGTTTTGAAAACAAAGACAGCAACTGGCAAGGAGCTCCCAGGGACGCTGCCTACAACAGCTTTGGGGGACGAACTGACAGCAGATCCAAGTCAACCTTCTTCAATgagcgtggaggaggaggcggcggcggctccAGGGGAaggtgtgtttcagtttgtcttGGTTTGAAATCACACTGGACTATATACTGTTATAATTTGTATAAAGATGAGTATTTCCattactgtaaataaacaaactgtCAATAAATCAACTAATATTTTAAGTTGCCTCACGACAAACTGAACAGTAATATTCTTGACAAAAGCTAAGCTGTAGCTTGTTACTTTGTACACACTGATAACTATGGTGCCTCATATCTAATGTGATTGTGTAGATATGATCGCGGAGGCTTCTCAAGTGGAGGAAACAACCGCTGGGAGGATTCCAGTGAGGACTGGTCCAAGCCCACTCCTCCTAATGAGCGCCTGGAAGCGTAAGAACCACTCGgctcataaataaataaaaaccatcCACCTATCGTCTGCATTCGTCCTGAactaatcaaacattttaattctagGGAGCTTTTTTCTACAAGCAACACTGGGATAAACTTTGAGAAATATGATGATATCCCTGTGGAGGCCACCGGGTCCAACTCCCCGCCTCATATTGATAGTGTAAGTCTGTTCATCGCTTGTTTACCGTCTGACCAAACTTAATTCATTTGAAACAATTTTCACTTCTTGACTGGTCTGTGTTTCTTCTGTAGTTCCATGATGTGGAATTGGGGGAGATTATCATGGCGAACATCAACCTGAGTCGCTACACTCGTCCCACCCCCGTTCAGAAATATGCTATCCCCATCATCAAGTCCAAAAGAGACCTGATGGCCTGCGCCCAGACTGGTGTGTATTTCTGTATTCTTTGAATCTTTGCTCATTGTGTTTCCTGTATTAATTTATCCGGACAGGGGAAGCAAAAGGTCAGTGTACTTTTAGATTGATGGTTTACCTGATCCCTGCTATGTTTCAGGCTCTGGCAAGACTGCAGCCTTCCTGCTGCCCGTGCTGAGTCAGATCTTCACCGAAGGACCAGGAGATGCTCTGCAGGCCTCCAAGAATGGACAGGTACTGAGCAAAGAGAATAATGAACACATCCTGCTCTACCCTTTTTTGCTTCTTGTTacgattatttattttatcctcaGGACAACGGAAGGTACAGCCGTCGTAAACAGTACCCGCTTGCCCTGGTCCTGGCTCCGACCAGAGAGCTGGCCCTGCAGATCTATGACGAGGCGAGGAAGGTGAGTCTCACTCTGCAGGAACACAGTCTAACTCGCAATGGTTAATTGACTTGGCACCAGAGAATAAAGAATAGGGATCTTTGATGCTAACCTAGCGTTACTGTATCTCCTCGTTTACTGCAGAGCACTCACCAATTTAAAACGTATATCACAAACTTGAATTTAGTTTGAAGGAGCCAATACACCATAGAATGGACGACATTAAATAAATGGACATCTTGAAGCTTAATTGTTCTTCCCACTCTGTAGGTTGCCTATCGCTCTCGTGTGCGTCCCTGCGTAGTTTATGGTGGAGCTGACATCGGTGGACAGATCAGGGAACTGGAGAGAGGCTGTCACCTTCTCGTGGCCACACCTGGACGTCTGGTCGATATGATGGAGAGGGGCAAGATCGGTCTGGACTACTGCAAGTAAGTATAACACCAGGCTATATGAAAAGGATCCAACTGAAACCACCCGACTTGATTAAATCTGGTAATTGATTAAATGTTTAACTAAGctgagtgtctgtgcagctaCCTGATCCTGGACGAGGCTGACCGCATGTTGGACATGGGTTTCGAGCCACAGATCAGACGTATTGTGGAACAGGATACGATGCCACCTAAAGGCATTCGTCAGACCATGATGTTCAGTGCCACCTTCCCTAAGGAGATCCAGGTACTCACTCAAGTCTACAGAATCTTGTTTATCGTCATAAATATCTGTATACTATATATCTGACTTGTTTGCTTGTGTAGATTCTGGCTCGTGATTTCCTGGAGGACTACATTTTCCTGGCGGTGGGTCGCGTGGGTTCGACTTCAGAAAACATCACCCAGAAAGTGGTTTGGGTGGAAGAAACGGACAAGAGGTCCTTCCTCTTGGATCTGCTCAACGCCACAggtgagaagagaaaacacatccAGTGTTTTCTGCCCTGGAACGTCACATTAGACTCTAACAACCTTCCTGTGTTTGTCAGTCTGCACCATATCGAGCTAATATTGTTAATCTCTAGTTAATGCTGTTGATTCTAGTAAAGACAAAATATCAAAACCCAGTATATTAAGCTGGGTGAGCAGGTAGTGAACCATATGTCATGCTTGATGTGGTTTGCTTCTCATGATGATCTAAAGCTGTGTATGTACTTAGAAGCCTCGTGTTTACTCGCCGGTTTGGTTTTATCTTAGTTATGCCCAGTGACGAGGTCGAGACCCCAGACAAACCAGGTAAGTGTGAACGTACTATAACTCAACTCTGACCCACAAGCCAGAAAAACTCACATCCCACTGCCCattctgtcccctctgtcccctgctggacatgttttttcatgttttattttgaatctttATTCATTTCTAAAAAGAACTAGTAGGATTGATGATGGCCTTAACCTTGCATAGTGTCCACTGACCTCGGAACTGAAAAGGAAGTCTGCTTGTAGGGTCACGTGGCTCACCATGACCATGTGGTGGTGGTGAAAGCTCGGTTTCCATGAGTCATCGTCTGATTTAAAGGCCCCGACAGTTTCTGTAGATCGGTTCAGATCAAACAAACATGAGTGAACATATTTCACTTATCTTAAGGATATGATGTTGGTCAGTACCTAACTCATTAGATTTTGGTCATTTAACATTTGTGACATTAGATGATTTTCATCTGAAACGTGCTCTGATTCttatttagacattttattGATCCTGTTAATTTTTAcgtttgataattttttttgtaaaattaaCTTTTCTCTACAAAAATTAAATGCTGTGCTTCTTGTGCTTGTGCATTATTGTATGTTTTAGTCCTGTTTCTTAAACTACTCAACCTCAAAAGAAAAGCCACTACACAAAGGCAACTAATTCAGCCTTATTAAAGCACATACTGGGCTGTAGTGGGATTCAAGTTGTGAACCTGAGGATCCGAATCTTGGGTGATCAAGTTCATGGTTGAGCTTTTTATTCAGCCCTTTTTAAGTTTTCATTCGTTTGATTTACTTAATGATCTTGGA
Proteins encoded in this region:
- the ddx3xa gene encoding DEAD-box helicase 3 X-linked a isoform X16, which produces MSHVVIDNPHGLDQQLSALDLNSADGQGGGTGRRYIPPHLRNREAPKNGVGGFENKDSNWQGAPRDAAYNSFGGRTDSRSKSTFFNERGGGGGGGSRGRYDRGGFSSGGNNRWEDSSEDWSKPTPPNERLEAELFSTSNTGINFEKYDDIPVEATGSNSPPHIDSFHDVELGEIIMANINLSRYTRPTPVQKYAIPIIKSKRDLMACAQTGSGKTAAFLLPVLSQIFTEGPGDALQASKNGQDNGRYSRRKQYPLALVLAPTRELALQIYDEARKVAYRSRVRPCVVYGGADIGGQIRELERGCHLLVATPGRLVDMMERGKIGLDYCNYLILDEADRMLDMGFEPQIRRIVEQDTMPPKGIRQTMMFSATFPKEIQILARDFLEDYIFLAVGRVGSTSENITQKVVWVEETDKRSFLLDLLNATVMPSDEVETPDKPAKAALTLVFVETKKGADALEDFLYHEGYSCTSIHGDRSQRDREEALNQFRSGRCPILVATAVAARGLDISNVKHVINFDLPSDIEEYVHRIGRTGRVGNLGLATSFFNDKNSNITKDLLDILVEAKQEVPPWLESLAYEHQHKSTGRGRSKRFSGGFGARDYRQTPGGAASFTSSRGGGRNPGGSRGGFGGGGFGGGGGGFYGNDSYGGNYSSSGSSVDWWGN
- the ddx3xa gene encoding DEAD-box helicase 3 X-linked a isoform X12 encodes the protein MSHVVIDNPHGLDQQLSALDLNSADGQGGGTGRRYIPPHLRNREAPKNDSPGWDGGRSNGFVNGFHDNRTNGGFGGRGPPRIDRGGRGAYRGNRGGGSFNQPLQNAGVGGFENKDSNWQGAPRDAAYNSFGGRTDSRSKSTFFNERGGGGGGGSRGRYDRGGFSSGGNNRWEDSSEDWSKPTPPNERLEAELFSTSNTGINFEKYDDIPVEATGSNSPPHIDSFHDVELGEIIMANINLSRYTRPTPVQKYAIPIIKSKRDLMACAQTGSGKTAAFLLPVLSQIFTEGPGDALQASKNGQDNGRYSRRKQYPLALVLAPTRELALQIYDEARKVAYRSRVRPCVVYGGADIGGQIRELERGCHLLVATPGRLVDMMERGKIGLDYCNYLILDEADRMLDMGFEPQIRRIVEQDTMPPKGIRQTMMFSATFPKEIQILARDFLEDYIFLAVGRVGSTSENITQKVVWVEETDKRSFLLDLLNATVMPSDEVETPDKPAKAALTLVFVETKKGADALEDFLYHEGYSCTSIHGDRSQRDREEALNQFRSGRCPILVATAVAARGLDISNVKHVINFDLPSDIEEYVHRIGRTGRVGNLGLATSFFNDKNSNITKDLLDILVEAKQEVPPWLESLAYEHQHKSTGRGRSKRFSGGFGARDYRQTPGGAASFTSSRGGGRNPGGSRGGFGGGGFGGGGGGFYGNDSYGGNYSSSGSSVDWWGN
- the ddx3xa gene encoding DEAD-box helicase 3 X-linked a isoform X15, whose translation is MSHVVIDNPHGLDQQLSALDLNSADGQGGGTGRRYIPPHLRNREAPKNDSPGWDGGRSNGFVNGFHDNRTNGGFGGRGPPRIDRGVGGFENKDSNWQGAPRDAAYNSFGGRTDSRSKSTFFNERGGGGGGGSRGRYDRGGFSSGGNNRWEDSSEDWSKPTPPNERLEAELFSTSNTGINFEKYDDIPVEATGSNSPPHIDSFHDVELGEIIMANINLSRYTRPTPVQKYAIPIIKSKRDLMACAQTGSGKTAAFLLPVLSQIFTEGPGDALQASKNGQDNGRYSRRKQYPLALVLAPTRELALQIYDEARKVAYRSRVRPCVVYGGADIGGQIRELERGCHLLVATPGRLVDMMERGKIGLDYCNYLILDEADRMLDMGFEPQIRRIVEQDTMPPKGIRQTMMFSATFPKEIQILARDFLEDYIFLAVGRVGSTSENITQKVVWVEETDKRSFLLDLLNATVMPSDEVETPDKPAKAALTLVFVETKKGADALEDFLYHEGYSCTSIHGDRSQRDREEALNQFRSGRCPILVATAVAARGLDISNVKHVINFDLPSDIEEYVHRIGRTGRVGNLGLATSFFNDKNSNITKDLLDILVEAKQEVPPWLESLAYEHQHKSTGRGRSKRFSGGFGARDYRQTPGGAASFTSSRGGGRNPGGSRGGFGGGGFGGGGGGFYGNDSYGGNYSSSGSSVDWWGN
- the ddx3xa gene encoding DEAD-box helicase 3 X-linked a isoform X10, producing MSHVVIDNPHGLDQQLSALDLNSADGQGGGTGRRYIPPHLRNREAPKNAGNAYSADSPGWDGGRSNGFVNGFHDNRTNGGFGGRGPPRIDRGGRGAYRGNRGGGSFNQPLQNAGVGGFENKDSNWQGAPRDAAYNSFGGRTDSRSKSTFFNERGGGGGGGSRGRYDRGGFSSGGNNRWEDSSEDWSKPTPPNERLEAELFSTSNTGINFEKYDDIPVEATGSNSPPHIDSFHDVELGEIIMANINLSRYTRPTPVQKYAIPIIKSKRDLMACAQTGSGKTAAFLLPVLSQIFTEGPGDALQASKNGQDNGRYSRRKQYPLALVLAPTRELALQIYDEARKVAYRSRVRPCVVYGGADIGGQIRELERGCHLLVATPGRLVDMMERGKIGLDYCNYLILDEADRMLDMGFEPQIRRIVEQDTMPPKGIRQTMMFSATFPKEIQILARDFLEDYIFLAVGRVGSTSENITQKVVWVEETDKRSFLLDLLNATVMPSDEVETPDKPAKAALTLVFVETKKGADALEDFLYHEGYSCTSIHGDRSQRDREEALNQFRSGRCPILVATAVAARGLDISNVKHVINFDLPSDIEEYVHRIGRTGRVGNLGLATSFFNDKNSNITKDLLDILVEAKQEVPPWLESLAYEHQHKSTGRGRSKRFSGGFGARDYRQTPGGAASFTSSRGGGRNPGGSRGGFGGGGFGGGGGGFYGNDSYGGNYSSSGSSVDWWGN